The Athalia rosae chromosome 4, iyAthRosa1.1, whole genome shotgun sequence DNA segment aaatatattttatgtgtCCGTGCTTCTACCCTCCACATGAAAAATACATCGCTCTTTCAATCCAATGGCCTGTGTGCCAAGAAGGTTGCAATCACTGATATAAAGAGACTACGTTTTAAATAGGGCTTGCAATGATCTACCAAAGATCGGTGCACCGTAGCACAGAATAAGGATTCTGTGGCCGTAGGCCGGTCGTATATTCCTGTTCATAGTCGTGGTCGGCCAGTATTTGTTCGGTCAAGTTCAGACGAATAATCAGAATTCACGTGGCTGTGCACTCACCTCTGCAGTCTGTCGTCAATCCATCACGTAGCATGGCTTGTTTGAAGTAGTCACGTGCTAATATtcgtattttatctttttgcgTTTCATATCAGACCTGCTGATGGATTAACATCAACAATCAGGCTCCAAgtcttgaaaaattcagaataactgaaattttcagatggATCAACTCGAGTTGAATATTGATCAGATCATTGACAGCAACATAATGTTAAAAACATCGGAGAGAACTGACAAGGAATCTGTAATGGAATCTTCCTTGAAAAAAAGGCCTTTAAATGTACAATAATCTTTTGAGAATCATCAATCAAGTCAAATTCACACACTTTCAGGAACTGAACTTGTTCTAAATTTTATATCATAACAACCAACAACTGTaggtatttttgtaatttcttaataataaaaactcgAATTTGCAGCTGCAAGATCTGGTCAGTGACATAAATCTAAGGTGTGATGATACTGAAGCCAATTTCACCTTAGGAGATATCTCTGAAAGTGAAGAAATCTGGGTATTGGATGTGCCTAAAACGGTCAGTGATGTTGCCTAACACAAAATTGAAGCATATTACTTTACACTTTTTGAGCACAGCTGCAAATACATCCACATAGGTCAATCAAAGTCGCCATCTATATCtgctttatatattttttttgtaacattAGATCAACCCTAAAAACTTCAGAGGACAGACAATAAAacttggggaaaaaaacaacttcgAAATTGGGAATGATATGTACGAAACATGTTCTCTTCGAAGTCATGATGCTCAATACTTATCTCTTGTTTTTAATACTGGTACACAAAAGAGACCTTATAAAACAGGTAATTTCTGCTAACACCATTCTGCCATCAAAAAGTACCCTGTAAACCATCATGAGttctaataatttcattgcTTTTGTAGTTAATGTGAAACCAACAGGATTCTTGCAGATTCGTCAAAAGCTCAAACGTGTTCTGAATGTTGATTTGGCATCGCAAAAGAACGCTGGCGTTCCATTTCCCAGGAATCTTAAAGTCAGACACCCTTTATTTGGTCATGACTACAGTGGAAAACTACTTCCAGCTCCAAAGAAAAATAGGGCGTAGAAATTGATTTCTCAGAATTCTCCGTTCAGTTATACATCTTATACTAAAGATGACAATTTAATACTTCTCTCATTATTTGTCTTATCTCTGCCCATACATACCGCGATCCTTTCCGCAAACTCTAACAAATACTGTTGACAAGCTGTATCTGGTTTTTCCGCAAGATCGGGCCATAATGCAAGGACCTTATCGTATTTTTCATGTACGAATATCGTttgtaaaatttcgaatttttaccgCCATTTTCCGGTCGATTGAGGGGTGGTTTCCCTCCGCGAACCTGTACTATCGATAGAAACGAAGGTAAAAACGGTGAAGTTTCTATTCAAGAGAACATGTCAATTtcgcgtgaaataaaaaattaatgagtAGTATGGACTCAGGTATTGTTTGTTTAACAATCACTGCATAGTGCGTAGTATTCCTCTCGGAATACCCTGCTTGCAGGATGCAGATGATTTTTCAGGGTGGTGGTCCATTGATTcagatgaatataaataaacagggaTGCTGTGACGTGATTATCGCGTGTGAgtcgtttattttttgagataaaaaaacaagctGTAAACTCAATTGATACAAGTATGAAACTTCTTCATTGTTATTTGTAATGAATTTGAAACTATCGTTATTTTAACAGTTCATTTGAGAGTAAAGCGAAAATTGCGGATCATCATTGTCCACACCCTAGAAATTAAGTATTATAACAAAGATACTGCGACAAAAAGCTGTCATGAATCGGTGCATATTTCGATTGACTGAAAATACGGCTATATCGGTGCAAGATTTAAATATTacgtatgaattatttaaCAATTGAGTGGCTttaaaatcaacgaaatcctaaacaacgaatgaataaattcgtGTAGATGTATGCTACGGAAATACATGATAATTACGACAAAATAACCGAATgacatatacaatatatgtatattttaccaTGCATGGcattagaaaaataatctaGATAAATATGAAAGTTCTTTTACGAAACATTTAGCAAAATTTTACATCcactttaaaaattgatcgcggGGGCATTTAAGTGAATATAAGCGTATCGCCGAATTGTGAAAATGGACCATATAAGTGAGTTTGACATAAGACTTGAAAAAGAGGCCTACTATGCTGGGGAGACCATACACGGTCATGTCATTTTACATAcgactgaaaatttcaaattgaggTGTAagtatttttcacatttttcgaattccatTATTTGAATAGTAAATATAGTCTTTGAAATCCCATTTTTTACATTGAAATTAATGATTCTAGCCATCAGAGTATCGCTGCGTGGCCAAGCCCATGCGGAATGGAAAATACTCGTCAGTGGTGATAGACGAAGTGTTAAAGATGATCAATATTTTGTTGATGACAGACTGGTGATATGGGGCCAAGGttgtattattcattatttcatatttttctttttggttatATAATATGACTGTAATATCTTGTAGATTCCTCAGAAGGTTCTGTGCCAATCTTACCTCGTGGAAAACATCAGTTTCCATTCAGATTCAATTTACCTGAGAGTGCTTTACCATGTAGTTTTGAATCTCGTACTGGCTGTATTCGATACTATGTAAAGGCCACAGTGGATCGACCTTATGCGAGTCCACCGCAAGGTCTTAAATATTTCACACTAATCGGACCCCACATAGACTGTATGGATGAACAATATCTGGTACCAATAGATGTATAATTATCATGTATTTTCATATAACACTTTATAAAGTTTCTCTGTGACTTGAATACTATCATGAAACTATTTTTAAAAAGATCCTTAAAGTTGACCATAATGTTTGttactttttgtttcgtcTAGAAACCAATGgttggaaatgaaatatatgcTTCCTGCTGTTTTTGCTGCACTCGTAATCCAGTTGAACTAAGTGCTCAATTAGAGAGAAGTGCTTACGTTTCTGGGGAAAGCATTAAATTACGTGCTGCAATTGACAACAAAGGTTTAGAGAAGGCTTGGTTGAAGGTTAAATTAACGCAGGTGAATCAATGTTGAATACACTTATAAACTTTAAATCTGCATTCCACAACTTATTTATCGTTTCATCAAATATGATCCATCATTTAATTTGCTTCCATATCATCTTGTATTAATGGTAAGCACAAAAATTTACAGTatgtagaattttttatcgatcgcgGAGTGCTTGGAACTAGTagagaacaacaaaaaatggtCTTAGAGTACAAGGGTGATCCAGTTCATCCTGGCTCAACCATGAAATGGGATTCTGGTAAGACCATGGTGCTCCCTGTGTGTCCACCTACATTGATTGGAGTCTGCCGACTTATACAAATATACTATGTTCTGAAGGTAAGCAATACCTCCAATTCGGTTGTTTAGATAACTACACAAATCTATAGATTGTAGTCATTTGCAAAATCTGAGTTTATATCATCTATGGAAGGGATCATTAATTTGCTccaaaatttaatttaatattttacagGTCAGtgtagaatttgaaaaagcgGGAGAAGATCTACAAATGCATTTTCCATTAACAGTTGCAACTGTGCCATTCAGAATACCGAACAGCATTCATCAACCACAAATCAAATATGGTATGCATCCAGTAATAGGACGGaatatttctgtattttttttaggaTCATAGGGGAAAATGAATTGAAGTTGTGAATCTGCAGTGCGAAAATATTTgatcatacatatgtatatttatatttgtgaCTTTTTGTTATAGACGTTGCAGCTGAACAAGTTGAAGGAGGTTGTTATATAGGACCAGAATTTTTGCTAGGTCAAGTCTATGATGGATCTGATGTAACGCAACCATCTGCATTGGTCTTGTACAGGCCCGTTTACGTTTGCACTACAAATGATTGGAGAGGTCACGGACATTAATACAAATAAATGATTAATGGTCTTATGAAGTTTTCAGGGTAATATATATGAATGTCGTGCAATTAAGaacattcaattttctattgAATCCAAAATTATGAACCGACTGAATTTTTACGTTTCTAGCGTTATTTTTCATAGTAGTAAACAGACAGATTGACGTTTGACTTAGCAGAAAAGCAAAAGCTGTAGTAAATAACGtttgaatatgaatattaCTACGTAATTGGAAGTGAGCTAACACCCcctgtgatttgaaaaatgtaaagttttttcaaatttacagtACCAAAATATACATGTCATTATGCTACATGTCATGTATCCAGTACGTTTTTTATTAATCTTGAAAAGTTTGTTTATAACGTAATTGTCGttgattgaatatattttatattacgtACAACGCAATGAAACGGTTGCAATAATGATAGATGTTGGGCGTACTCATGAAATgtttatacatagatatatcaatAGAAACAGTGATCCCATGTACTTTGAAAGAAATTGCAGATTTTTTGACTATCCCAAAAACAAATACCTCGGAATCTTAAGATATTTATAGCAGGTTATGCACTGCATTTTGTGACTGCGCTGAGAATAGATACGCCTATGTGAAAATAGAATGTTATCAGCCACCTCAGAATGACAATACAAACCATGAACCGTGTAATAGTTCTAGATAGCTGCTAGCTCCAAAGACATATTGgtctaaaatatttcaaatgtaAATGATAAATGGTATTTAGTTTTGGAGTAtgagtaatagtaatagtcCTAATGCATTTAATTTTGAAGtagcaaaaaaatcaagttcaGTATTTGTATTTAAATGCCATTAAACAGTCTACAATTAGGATGTGACGTCCTCAAGATCTTCTGACAGCAATAGTTGCACACATCTTGGACTTCAGGTTCAAAAGTAAGTGCGTATGACTTATGGTATAAACAATCATGTGGTGGTTGTGATTGAAAGAGTTTAAGAACattactcgatttttttttactttaaatAAACTGTGACGCAGTTCATTGTTGCATAAAAGTAGGGAGTTTATACAAACAATGAAAAGTATTTACATTGACGGAAAGTCTCCTTAGCATTACAGCCAcctttttctttgaaatatcgTGTTTAAAGATGAGAATCCAATAGAAAATCTGTAACGTGAACATTTTAGAAACAAGAGGCTGAAATATCTTGGCctctagaaaaatttcaacaaaaagTATTGCCTGGTTATCCGTAGTCATTATGCGTTCTGTGTTGAGAATATACAACGGTGTGCAATTATATTGAGTGTTAGGTTTAAGTCCCTGGAGTCTAGATCACTTTACATTGTACTCTACCAAAGACAAATTTATAATGAAAGACGTTATATATGAATGTATGTTCaatcatataatataaattatatactgcaaatatatatttattcatcagTAAAATATAGTATCatatttattaaaaacaaTAAGATGAATAACGAACTTGGCATTAGTAGTATTTTAAATGTTACATTTATAAAGTTTCAAATACCCTACAATAATAAACATGTATTGATTATGAGCTTGTTATTTTAAATGGAATTcgtgaaaaacaaacaaataaggTTACACAAATGCatttcagagaataaaaaatcatttttattgtattCACTTATGTCCAAGTAGAAAACGTAACATCACATTTGTTATCAATGTATTTACATGAATCAATGGAAAGTTCCCTCCAAAACTGAACTGATCCTTAGATTACATCCTAAACTGTACAGTCCAAAACTGAAGTGGTTCTGCAGTACATTAATGACACATGGCCTATATTAGGTAACTTATCAACAAAAAGCTtaggaaaaacagaaattgcAAGATTTTACtgttattggaaaattttgaatatcacCGATCCATTGATAATATTCTGTATCGGgatatttacaaaaattgaaaacaggTACTACTTCAATCAAAGAtccaaaataatcatttctCAGGTTGGTCATTTCCAATATTTTTAAACAAGGCTTCTTTGTAGTTAATGACAGACTAAAAAAGACAATTTTATTGagtagataatttttcatactgCATTCAGTGGTAAGAGGTTATGCGAATATGTCAAAAATAGTTAATCTTTCTTGATGTACCATTGTGACTAACAAAACAACTCACTACGTAAACAGCACTATAACTTCTCTATCAACGATTACTTGCAGCAATAGATCTGCCAATACTTGCTCACGTACTGCAATATGTTGATCAAATTTGAAACATGAAAACCCGCACTAATTAAACTCAGTAGTTGCAACTTATGTAAGAaagacagaagaaaaataccCATTGTATCTAGGAACAGAAATTTCACATCACTTCCATACTGTTCTGTGTATTTTCAGTAAAACCTAAGGTGGATGTGGGGGCATCTTGTGTTGTTTCCTCCATAGTTTGTTCTGCCATACTGTCAGACAAGTTAGTACCGGTAGAATTGACTCCATCATCCCAATTTATTTTGAATCGAGTAACTCGTGGCTTGTCTCCAAGTATATTTCTCTGTACTTTTTCAAACAAGGGTTGAGTTGGAGGATTTTCGCGCAGTTCAGTGTCTGTATATTCATTATTGATGAAATAACCCACTCGAACAAACTCATGCCCTCGATAAGAACAGGTTAATAGCACTACAGTAACTCCTAAGGCATCATTGACAGGAATTCGACTGACGTCAGGTGGGTCAGCCTGTTTGTAAAATCATAGtatcaaaatttcatcaaaactACATGATTAGGATGAGTTGAATAACGTTGTCAAgtcaataataaatttttacctgAAACACGAACATGTGTCTTCCTTCAGGGATAGGACCAACATAGATTGTATCAAGAACTTGATCAAATTCTTCTGACTCCGCACTGCCGACGTAAATCATTTTCCATTCCaaatctgtgaaaaataattcatgaaagaaattgaactttttttttttacgaaaaggTATTATTAATAACACAATGAAAATGAACGCGCTATTGTTTGAAGTAAATATTATCGCTGACTGAAGTCAGCATATTTAGAATGAAGAACAACCAAATATTTCAGGGCAGAACATTAGCGAAAAGACAGGACTAATCCGAACAATGCGAAAACTGACATAACCTTCAGGGTGTTATGCATGTCCTAAAACTTAAACATAACGAATTTGGTTTTGCCAGATAAACGAAAAGGTCATACCTTCTTTGAGTTCTTCGATACATTCAAATGTGACTTCGAATTGAAAGGGATTCAGGAATGGTGAGGGATTATCCAATACAGCCACATTTGCAAGTTGTACCTTAgccattattattagttttcCAGAAGCGTAGTAACTGAATCTGAGCACAATACAATTAACCAATTCGTTTGGTCAAGTCTTACTCCTTGTGTTAacgcgaataattaataaaactaTAGGATTCTTGCTGAAATTATAATAGATTTAGTGAGCAAACATTTGTTTCGCGGGACTTCGAGGTTGGCTTGGCGGCAAGTGAGATGAAATACATATCCGTAATGCGACGTCGTGAAACTGAACGCAGTCAAACCTGGTCAAACTGTTATTGGCGGTCGAAACATTTCCTACCTTTTTCCGGGGGTGTTCCTAGCTATTTTCCTATAGCAATTATTTTTGGTTGTGAGGTCTCTTTCAGGAATGGCGCTCGCCGCGGTTCTCAAAATTCATTGAACTTCTATTCTTCATTTTAGACAGCTAATTCAAATGGTATGAAATTCTGAAACTTCAGATGACTTATAATTGTGGCTTACAAACATTGGAACAAACGTACAGACTGACAATTATCTGTCAAATCAGCTGTTTATTCATGGAAATTTGGCATGAATAGAGTGTAGCTCCGTTGGTTCAGTTGTGTAGATTAGAACTAACCACTAAACGCAACCGTCTGAATGAAGTAATTTCCGGCTCTCACGAGAAGACCCCGCGAAAgacaaatcaaaaaataatgtcATCGACAAATTGACAGATCCACGAATTTCATCTAAAGGATGAAATCGCAATCGCGTACattgattttgatttatttgtaGTTATTGTCATTACAACAACACCACCCTCAAATTATTTGCAAGTTTAAAGGGTAAATTCTATTCGAGGTCGGGTTTGGTATTTGTTTTGACGTACTCCTTTTAAGGGTGACGTCCGTTTTTGCGCACGCCTACTGCGCACACGGCTACATTTCGTCGACCATAAAAATTTCCCAGTAAAGAAAAGATTTGTAGTGGAAAAGTTGAGACGTAAGTAAACATTTGCTAAATAATGCAACATTTCTACTGtaaattattttggaaaaattctcacCCTCGCGCAAGTCACTGAAATTGTTGAGGGtttcaaaatgaaattaaaaaaatttgccactaaaaagatgaaattaaGGTTAAAACAGTCAGCTCCCAGGGTCCCCAGAAAAGGTTTCCTGGGAAATTGTAGAAATTGGATAGTTTACATCTAAGGTTCGTGGGAGTGGCCGTCTATGACTTTTGTTCACATATCAttataacgaaaaattaattttacaaaactCCTAGGCCAGTTTGCGCGTTCATTTGCTATACCGATTTTCAGACATCCCTTCGGTACAAGTTTCAGGGCGTTCATAACGTAAcacgatgaaataataatatgatgaCTAATTTTACCTCATTTCATTTGCGATATTCATAAGCTGTCGCGAATCTTTCCAGTTAATGTTATTCGCTCACATTACCTCGCCCCTACCTCCCTCATTTTTCCACCcaacctcccccccctcccttccttCTTGTCTCTTCACTACTGCATAGTGTTATTCGGTTACCTTCCCCACCCGCCGCGTCATTTACGTGTCACTCCCACTCTATAATTTTCCACCGTTTTCCTATCACCCCTCCTATGCCTATAACATTTCCCATCAGTTTTAACAGCTGTTTACGTTGTCTTAATTCATCTGTGAGTCCTAGATATGTGAAAAACCGTTGATAAAGTATAAAcgtttgtaaaatatatttggtAATCAGTTTAGCTATCTTATTACAATAGTGGTATGTTACTAATGTTCAATTTCTCATCGGTATCCTTTGTTTGAGCAACTGACAGTTCCTGTCAATTTTATTGTTCAGCGTTCTGGACtcaccgtatacatatttatggtTTGTAGATACTCaaggaattttcaattgttagacacacatatatgtataaataaattaattaattaattatcatggTGCAACGCTgcaaaaaattgcaaagttTTGTTAAATACTCAATGATACAAACAAACATAAACTGAGTAACTGACTGAAGTTATTTGTTACGAATATAAAATGTCTCTATCAGTTGGTTCTTACGTTTGACTAAATTAGTGCCTTGAGCATGTGCATCTTTGGCAGATAATGATTAAAGCTTAAATCATTGTTGAACTGTTTGAATGAGGAAGTTAATACTCATCTTGCATCAAAGAACTGAAAATGCTTTTATTCTATTCTAATATTGCAATTGAATTTTGTTACTTTACGTATCGAAATACTACatcataaaataatttcttacAAGAATGACTCACTTTTTTAGTAGGCTCAACTtaattcataattattacatattttGTCTTAGTGTTGTAAATCTTTCGACAGCCTAGTTTTTCAATGTCATAATATGTTTTGTAAACaatatgaatttcaaaaactaCCCGGTTTGTGCAAACTGATATACTGaactgtatatttataaacaaaGTATTTTTGCTCATGTATAATTCAGCATTTGTTTAATTGGTTTTGTAGGACATGTtgcataatgataatattttgcTTACTTTCTCCATTAATATCTTGTCCTACTTGATGAAGGTGAGATTAATTCTAGATATAATGTATTTGTCAACAAGAAAAACACATAGGTGGGCTTAGACCCTAATGAATACTAAGGCAATAAGTCTGTACAAAATTGAATGATGTGTCGTGCCCACAATTACAGtatcatgaatttttttttacagatagTCATTGGTACTAGAACATAACCTAGGATCTTGGGCTTCACCATCGGCTTAGTGTGAAAAACATTTGCATAGGTCCTAAACGTGAGTAGATCCATAGTTATTAATCCATGAAAAGTCATGAGTATCATTACGAACTCAATCTATGTATGAttatcaatttgaaattcatcaTCTCTGAATAATTATTGCTCATTATAGTTCAATGAATCCTGGGTTCGTCAGGCTCAGGTTATTTTGTCGAATGTGAAGTCACgtaattaaattctttttatcCCGCTACTAAATATTGAGAATTGGTATATTATTCGGATTTATACTCATGTACAAGTGCATATGTGAACAGAAAGTTCCATAAGGTCTAAGAGGAATCATTAAATATAAATCTATGCTCTGTGGTAGGTCTGCTGtgtttaaaattcaaatttcaaatagtATGTTACGAGTTGACAATTTTGTAGTTAATTCTCTTCGGGatcgtttttttgtacataCCGTTCAATGATATAGCTATTTagttttacaattattaattttgtaaTCATATGTATCGGAACTGTCCTTGTGGACGTTTGTGTGGGTAAATATTTCGTGAACTGTGGTTATGTGCAATAGTATAAAATCATATGAAtcatcaactttttctgtGTTTGGATTTCAAACTAAGTTACTTCAATCTACATCATTACAATTAGGGataattctttattttacttGTAGGAACTTTGGGCTTGAGACGAACTTCAATTGTCATCCAAAACTTGTTATCTAAAGTTGCAGTGAAGAGTATGTCTGTGTTAAATCAAAGTGGAGAAGATGCGGTGGAGTGCCCCTTGTGCATGGAACCTTTGGAGGTTGACGATCTAAACTTCTATCCCTGCACTTGTGGTTATCAAATTTGCCGCTTCTGTTGGCACAGAATTCGCACCGATGAAAATGGGCTTTGCCCTGCTTGTCGGAAAGCCTATCCTGAAAATCCTGCTGACTTCAAGCCCCTAACCAAGGAAGAAATTGCAAGGTATGTTGACTTTTGCTCAGTCTTGGACTAAAATCACTCTTAACCTATATTATTAGTTCACTATCAACACATACTTGGAgattttattatcgtcatgATACTTTCAGTTTTAGCTGGTGTCATAATCATGTTTTTCTGTTTATCATTAACCAGCATAATGAGGGATCATTATGCTGGTTAATATTCTTATTCCAAGTGGGAAGGAACTGCTCTGAGGAAAGAAGATGAACATCTCTTTGATTGTCCTGTGCGTCTTCTCATATGTCAGATGTTTGTTTTAGGTTGAAAGCAGAGAAAAGACTGAAGGACCAACAGCGAAAGCAACGAGTAACTGAGAATAGAAAACATCTGGCAAACGTTCGTGTCGTACAAAAAAATCTAGTATTTGTTGTAGGCTTGCCAATGCGACTGGCAGATGCTGATGTGAGTATTAAAAGTCTCGTCAAATCTATGAGATATTAGGAactaaatttcatttttcaaatgtttcaTTCTTTCTAGGTTCTCAAGCGACATGAGTATTTTGGCAAGTTCGGGAAAATTCATAAAGTTGTCATTAATCAAAGCACCTCCTATGCAGGGTCTCAAGGTCCTAGTGCATCGGCGTATGTCACGTATCAGGTTAGTTCCAGCATGGTTGAGATCCTTTTGAAGTGATTGTTTGACTCGCAATACTCCTCTCTAttcgaatattaaaaaatatgaaactaTGAAGagttttcttgaattttatcAGCTCGAGTACTTTGAAAACTGATTATGTTAAATTCGTGCGTTAACCTTCTTAGCGGCAAGAGGATGCACTGCGTGCAATAGAAGCAGTGAATAACATATTGGTTGATGGACGGACGGTTAAAACGTCGTTAGGAACCACGAAGTACTGTTCACATTTTATGCGTAATCAAGCATGTCCGAAACCCGATTGTATGTACCTCCATGACTTTGGCGATCAAGAAGCATCGTTTACAAAGGAAGAAATGCATCTAGGCAAGCACCAGGAGTATGAGCGTAAACTTGTACAGTCACTACACGCTCATGCATCTGCGTTACAACGGTAAATTACCATTATTCAACCATGTGTTTTGATATATGAATACAAACCTGTGGACATTTGTAATATTGTGTGATTTTGACCTTTCTGATCAAGTGTCCAAGAATGATGTGCTCTTCAAACAAAagacattttttccttttacagAAAACCAACGCCATCGCCACCAGTGACAGGTAGCACAGTTCGGGAAAATGGTACGGCGAATCCACAAACAAAAGAGGCATGGCCATCGTTACAACCTGGACAGACTAATAGTATGTTGAATATATAATCTTTTTTGATTGCTCTGAATAAAATTAGTCTGTCCATGACTCTCAAATAATGAGATGACTTTCACAGATTGGCTAAAACAAGCTAGAATCATGAAAAAGAGTTCGATTCAAATACAGTAGTCAGGTTATGATTCAGAAACGTTGCTTATTCGTGAATTTTAGATGTCTAGTTTCGAACTTTAATTTGACATGTTTCGAAACTTCTAATAGGTACACAAACAAATAGTAAAGAACCGTCTCCAGCAATAAATACGCT contains these protein-coding regions:
- the LOC105693050 gene encoding uncharacterized protein LOC105693050 isoform X3 → MDQLELNIDQIIDSNIMLKTSERTDKESVMESSLKKRPLNLQDLVSDINLRCDDTEANFTLGDISESEEIWVLDVPKTINPKNFRGQTIKLGEKNNFEIGNDMYETCSLRSHDAQYLSLVFNTGTQKRPYKTVNVKPTGFLQIRQKLKRVLNVDLASQKNAGVPFPRNLKVRHPLFGHDYSGKLLPAPKKNRA
- the LOC105693049 gene encoding arrestin domain-containing protein 3-like isoform X1; this translates as MDHISEFDIRLEKEAYYAGETIHGHVILHTTENFKLRSIRVSLRGQAHAEWKILVSGDRRSVKDDQYFVDDRLVIWGQDSSEGSVPILPRGKHQFPFRFNLPESALPCSFESRTGCIRYYVKATVDRPYASPPQGLKYFTLIGPHIDCMDEQYLVPIDKPMVGNEIYASCCFCCTRNPVELSAQLERSAYVSGESIKLRAAIDNKGLEKAWLKVKLTQYVEFFIDRGVLGTSREQQKMVLEYKGDPVHPGSTMKWDSGKTMVLPVCPPTLIGVCRLIQIYYVLKVSVEFEKAGEDLQMHFPLTVATVPFRIPNSIHQPQIKYDVAAEQVEGGCYIGPEFLLGQVYDGSDVTQPSALVLYRPVYVCTTNDWRGHGH
- the LOC105692796 gene encoding histone chaperone asf1; translation: MAKVQLANVAVLDNPSPFLNPFQFEVTFECIEELKEDLEWKMIYVGSAESEEFDQVLDTIYVGPIPEGRHMFVFQADPPDVSRIPVNDALGVTVVLLTCSYRGHEFVRVGYFINNEYTDTELRENPPTQPLFEKVQRNILGDKPRVTRFKINWDDGVNSTGTNLSDSMAEQTMEETTQDAPTSTLGFTENTQNSMEVM
- the LOC105693050 gene encoding uncharacterized protein LOC105693050 isoform X5 → MKNTSLFQSNGLCAKKMDQLELNIDQIIDSNIMLKTSERTDKESVMESSLKKRPLNLQDLVSDINLRCDDTEANFTLGDISESEEIWVLDVPKTINPKNFRGQTIKLGEKNNFEIGNDMYETCSLRSHDAQYLSLVFNTGTQKRPYKTDSSKAQTCSEC
- the LOC105693050 gene encoding uncharacterized protein LOC105693050 isoform X2; translated protein: MKNTSLFQSNGLCAKKMDQLELNIDQIIDSNIMLKTSERTDKESVMESSLKKRPLNLQDLVSDINLRCDDTEANFTLGDISESEEIWVLDVPKTINPKNFRGQTIKLGEKNNFEIGNDMYETCSLRSHDAQYLSLVFNTGTQKRPYKTGFLQIRQKLKRVLNVDLASQKNAGVPFPRNLKVRHPLFGHDYSGKLLPAPKKNRA
- the LOC105693049 gene encoding arrestin domain-containing protein 3-like isoform X3 — its product is MDHISEFDIRLEKEAYYAGETIHGHVILHTTENFKLRSIRVSLRGQAHAEWKILVSGDRRSVKDDQYFVDDRLVIWGQDSSEGSVPILPRGKHQFPFRFNLPESALPCSFESRTGCIRYYVKATVDRPYASPPQGLKYFTLIGPHIDCMDEQYLKPMVGNEIYASCCFCCTRNPVELSAQLERSAYVSGESIKLRAAIDNKGLEKAWLKVKLTQYVEFFIDRGVLGTSREQQKMVLEYKGDPVHPGSTMKWDSGKTMVLPVCPPTLIGVCRLIQIYYVLKVSVEFEKAGEDLQMHFPLTVATVPFRIPNSIHQPQIKYDVAAEQVEGGCYIGPEFLLGQVYDGSDVTQPSALVLYRPVYVCTTNDWRGHGH
- the LOC105693050 gene encoding uncharacterized protein LOC105693050 isoform X4; this encodes MKNTSLFQSNGLCAKKLQDLVSDINLRCDDTEANFTLGDISESEEIWVLDVPKTINPKNFRGQTIKLGEKNNFEIGNDMYETCSLRSHDAQYLSLVFNTGTQKRPYKTVNVKPTGFLQIRQKLKRVLNVDLASQKNAGVPFPRNLKVRHPLFGHDYSGKLLPAPKKNRA
- the LOC105693049 gene encoding arrestin domain-containing protein 3-like isoform X2, whose product is MDHISEFDIRLEKEAYYAGETIHGHVILHTTENFKLRSIRVSLRGQAHAEWKILVSGDRRSVKDDQYFVDDRLVIWGQEGSVPILPRGKHQFPFRFNLPESALPCSFESRTGCIRYYVKATVDRPYASPPQGLKYFTLIGPHIDCMDEQYLVPIDKPMVGNEIYASCCFCCTRNPVELSAQLERSAYVSGESIKLRAAIDNKGLEKAWLKVKLTQYVEFFIDRGVLGTSREQQKMVLEYKGDPVHPGSTMKWDSGKTMVLPVCPPTLIGVCRLIQIYYVLKVSVEFEKAGEDLQMHFPLTVATVPFRIPNSIHQPQIKYDVAAEQVEGGCYIGPEFLLGQVYDGSDVTQPSALVLYRPVYVCTTNDWRGHGH
- the LOC105693050 gene encoding uncharacterized protein LOC105693050 isoform X1, translating into MKNTSLFQSNGLCAKKMDQLELNIDQIIDSNIMLKTSERTDKESVMESSLKKRPLNLQDLVSDINLRCDDTEANFTLGDISESEEIWVLDVPKTINPKNFRGQTIKLGEKNNFEIGNDMYETCSLRSHDAQYLSLVFNTGTQKRPYKTVNVKPTGFLQIRQKLKRVLNVDLASQKNAGVPFPRNLKVRHPLFGHDYSGKLLPAPKKNRA